In Flavobacteriales bacterium, one genomic interval encodes:
- a CDS encoding GxxExxY protein, whose translation MKDGQEYLHSELTDVIIKAFYAVYNRLGYGFLEKVYENAMLLELKEMGLSVERQRPITVLYHDQEVGQYYADLIVDNKVILELKAADGLRDEHVHQLINYLKATRIEVGILFNFGTKPQFKRKIFTNS comes from the coding sequence ATGAAGGATGGACAGGAATATTTACATAGTGAGTTGACCGATGTTATTATTAAAGCGTTCTATGCTGTGTATAATAGGTTGGGTTATGGCTTCCTTGAGAAGGTTTATGAAAATGCCATGTTGTTGGAATTAAAGGAGATGGGACTTTCAGTTGAGCGGCAAAGACCAATTACCGTACTATATCATGATCAAGAAGTTGGGCAATACTATGCAGACCTCATAGTCGATAATAAAGTGATCCTGGAATTGAAGGCAGCAGATGGATTACGAGATGAGCATGTTCATCAATTGATCAACTATCTCAAAGCTACACGTATCGAAGTCGGCATACTGTTTAACTTCGGGACCAAACCGCAATTCAAAAGAAAGATCTTCACGAACTCTTGA
- a CDS encoding acyltransferase, with the protein MPRKIKSGLIQMSLPMTEGEGTIPEIINAMVQKHIPMIEEAGKKGVQILCLQEIFNTPYFCPGQDHKWYESAESVPGPTTELMQTYAKKYNMVIIVPIYEKESAGVLYNTAAVIDADGTYLGKYRKNHIPHTTGFWEKFFFKPGNLGYPVFQTKYAKVGVYICYDRHFPDGARCLGLNGAEIVYNPSATVAGLSEYLWKLEQPAHAAANGYFMGCINRVGEEKPWNLGKFYGQSYFVDPRGQIFAQASRDDDELLIVEFDLDMIEEVRSTWQFYRDRRPETYGRLTEL; encoded by the coding sequence ATGCCAAGAAAAATAAAGTCCGGTCTTATCCAAATGAGCCTGCCCATGACCGAGGGCGAAGGAACGATCCCAGAGATCATCAACGCGATGGTGCAAAAGCACATTCCGATGATCGAGGAAGCAGGCAAAAAAGGTGTGCAGATCCTGTGTTTGCAGGAGATCTTCAATACGCCCTATTTCTGTCCCGGTCAAGATCATAAATGGTACGAAAGCGCGGAAAGCGTTCCTGGACCTACCACGGAATTGATGCAGACCTACGCGAAGAAGTACAACATGGTGATCATCGTTCCGATCTATGAGAAGGAATCAGCCGGTGTGTTGTACAACACAGCCGCAGTGATCGATGCGGATGGCACCTACCTTGGAAAGTACCGCAAGAACCACATTCCACATACCACAGGCTTCTGGGAGAAATTCTTCTTCAAGCCCGGCAATCTTGGTTATCCCGTCTTCCAAACGAAGTATGCCAAAGTGGGTGTGTACATCTGCTATGATCGTCACTTTCCTGATGGTGCGCGTTGCTTAGGACTGAACGGTGCTGAGATCGTATATAACCCTTCAGCCACAGTAGCCGGTTTAAGTGAATACCTCTGGAAACTTGAGCAACCAGCGCATGCCGCGGCGAACGGTTACTTCATGGGTTGCATTAATCGCGTTGGTGAGGAGAAACCATGGAACCTCGGAAAGTTCTACGGACAATCATATTTTGTGGATCCACGCGGTCAGATCTTCGCACAAGCAAGCCGCGATGATGATGAATTACTGATCGTGGAATTCGATCTGGATATGATCGAGGAGGTGAGAAGCACTTGGCAGTTCTACAGAGATCGGCGACCGGAGACATACGGTAGACTCACGGAACTATAG
- a CDS encoding GxxExxY protein, which yields MIENDESQLLDAGNYKHSELTEQVIKAFYTVYNTLGYGFLEKVYENAMLHELRKMGLNVKNQHPITVFYDGVKVGTYSADLLVEELVIIELKAAKDFCEADEYQLVNYLKATNSEVGLLLNFGKKPRIKRKVFSNLS from the coding sequence ATGATAGAGAATGATGAAAGCCAACTTCTGGATGCTGGGAATTACAAGCATTCGGAGTTGACGGAACAAGTCATTAAGGCGTTCTACACAGTGTACAACACGTTGGGCTACGGGTTCCTTGAAAAGGTTTACGAGAACGCGATGCTCCATGAGCTGAGGAAAATGGGATTGAATGTTAAGAACCAGCACCCGATAACGGTCTTCTATGATGGTGTGAAAGTGGGAACCTACTCTGCAGATCTTTTGGTTGAAGAACTCGTCATTATTGAGTTGAAGGCGGCAAAGGACTTCTGCGAGGCAGACGAATACCAATTGGTTAATTACCTCAAGGCAACAAATAGTGAAGTAGGTCTTTTACTGAACTTTGGGAAGAAGCCACGCATCAAAAGAAAAGTCTTCTCAAACCTATCATAA
- a CDS encoding FAD-dependent oxidoreductase, whose translation MAEYKKPTTEAEFNANFHPKKPLMTDTEAYYESSRCLYCYDAPCVTACPTGIDIPQFIRQINSGTNEGAAKTIYDSNWMGHACGNVCPTEELCEGACVYNHSDVKPIEIGRLQAHATAEVIRTKKKLFRVGKDTGKKVAVIGAGPAGISAACELRMLGHAVTIYEARALPSGLCVHGVAPYKLTNEEALDEMAYLQEQFGFDVHYNKAIAGRADLEKLEKDFDAIFIGIGLGSTSKLGVIGEDKKGVLGALEYAEELRMKHHKSPIGNKVIVLGGGNTAMDAASESCRMGAESVIIAYRRGADEMGAYSFEFDLAKKSGAKALFNVTPVEIMGNGSVTGVKFIRNKAAYGKIEAIAGSEFIEPCDMVLLGTGQGKQVDLLEQISGVKLEHKSRILDDRGRLVVNEHYQTNNPKYFAAGDAVNGGVEVVNAAAEAKKAAHGINAYLNN comes from the coding sequence ATGGCAGAATACAAGAAACCAACCACCGAAGCCGAGTTCAACGCCAACTTCCATCCGAAGAAACCGTTGATGACGGATACCGAAGCATATTACGAAAGCTCGCGCTGTCTGTATTGCTACGACGCGCCATGTGTAACTGCTTGCCCGACAGGGATCGACATTCCTCAGTTCATTCGGCAGATCAATAGTGGAACCAATGAAGGTGCCGCCAAAACGATCTATGATAGCAATTGGATGGGACATGCTTGCGGCAATGTCTGCCCAACAGAGGAACTGTGCGAAGGTGCTTGTGTATACAATCATAGCGATGTGAAACCGATCGAGATCGGAAGGTTGCAAGCACACGCCACGGCGGAAGTGATCCGTACCAAAAAGAAATTATTCCGAGTTGGAAAGGACACCGGAAAGAAGGTGGCGGTGATCGGTGCAGGTCCTGCGGGGATCTCGGCTGCGTGCGAGTTGCGGATGTTGGGACATGCCGTAACTATATATGAAGCAAGGGCATTGCCAAGCGGCCTTTGCGTTCATGGGGTGGCACCTTACAAGCTCACCAACGAAGAAGCGTTGGATGAAATGGCTTATTTGCAAGAACAGTTCGGGTTTGATGTGCATTATAACAAAGCCATTGCAGGTCGTGCGGATCTTGAAAAACTGGAGAAGGACTTCGACGCGATCTTCATCGGGATCGGTCTTGGAAGTACCTCCAAATTAGGCGTTATCGGCGAGGACAAGAAAGGCGTGCTCGGCGCTTTGGAATATGCAGAGGAATTGAGGATGAAGCACCACAAATCACCTATCGGGAACAAGGTGATCGTGCTTGGCGGAGGAAATACAGCAATGGATGCCGCCAGCGAAAGTTGCCGAATGGGTGCAGAGAGTGTTATCATCGCCTACCGCCGTGGTGCGGACGAGATGGGTGCCTACTCGTTCGAGTTCGACCTTGCGAAGAAGAGTGGTGCGAAGGCATTGTTCAACGTTACACCTGTTGAGATCATGGGTAATGGCTCGGTGACCGGTGTAAAATTCATTCGCAACAAAGCTGCTTATGGTAAGATCGAAGCGATAGCCGGAAGCGAGTTCATTGAGCCTTGCGACATGGTGTTGCTCGGCACGGGACAGGGCAAACAAGTGGACCTGCTGGAACAGATCTCAGGAGTGAAGCTCGAACACAAAAGCCGCATTCTCGATGATCGAGGTCGCTTGGTAGTGAACGAACATTACCAGACCAACAACCCGAAATACTTTGCTGCAGGCGATGCGGTGAACGGTGGTGTGGAAGTGGTGAACGCAGCCGCCGAAGCGAAGAAAGCAGCACACGGGATCAATGCTTATTTAAACAATTGA
- the preA gene encoding NAD-dependent dihydropyrimidine dehydrogenase subunit PreA, producing the protein MADLRTNLAGIKSPNPFWLASAPPTNSGYQIMKAFDAGWGGAVWKTLGVPVVNVSSRYGALNYRDNRMVGFNNIELITDRPLADNLREISEVKKRFPDHAVIASLMVETREEWHNIVRDVENAGADGIELNFGCPHGMCERGMGSAVGQEPKVLQTIVEWVKEVAKVPVITKLTPNISDITRPARAARAGGSDAISLINTIQSVIGVDLDTFVSSPSVDGKSTNGGYCGPAVKPIALNMLKNCAQDNQVGIPISGIGGVETWRDAAEFILLGATSVQVCTAVMHYGFGIIRDLNSGLERYMDEKGFKTIEDFRGKALPNILHWEDLNLKYKVVAEINADKCIGCQLCYTACEDGAHQAIGLSSDPLNRIPSIIEENCVGCNLCSIVCPVEDCITMDRRDDGKEHLTWGDRTRAGNIPKTFDDELAGGRHHWVPEPAAALVTKKPRHYKG; encoded by the coding sequence ATGGCCGATCTAAGAACAAACCTAGCAGGCATCAAAAGCCCAAACCCATTTTGGCTGGCTTCTGCTCCACCAACGAACTCCGGCTACCAGATTATGAAAGCCTTCGATGCAGGCTGGGGTGGTGCAGTGTGGAAAACACTTGGTGTACCTGTGGTGAATGTGAGTAGCCGTTACGGTGCGTTGAACTACCGTGATAATCGCATGGTGGGCTTCAATAACATCGAGCTGATCACCGACCGACCACTTGCAGACAACCTCCGCGAGATCTCCGAAGTGAAAAAGCGCTTCCCGGATCATGCAGTGATTGCTTCTTTGATGGTGGAAACCCGCGAAGAATGGCACAACATAGTGCGCGATGTGGAGAATGCGGGTGCGGATGGGATCGAACTCAATTTCGGTTGTCCACATGGCATGTGCGAGCGCGGAATGGGTAGCGCTGTTGGTCAAGAACCCAAAGTATTACAGACCATTGTTGAGTGGGTGAAGGAAGTTGCCAAGGTCCCGGTGATCACAAAGCTTACACCGAATATTTCGGATATAACCAGACCAGCGCGTGCAGCCAGAGCAGGTGGTAGCGACGCGATCTCGTTGATCAATACGATCCAAAGTGTGATCGGCGTTGATCTTGATACGTTCGTGTCTAGCCCGAGTGTAGATGGTAAAAGCACGAACGGTGGTTACTGCGGCCCGGCCGTAAAGCCAATCGCATTGAACATGCTCAAGAATTGCGCACAGGACAACCAAGTGGGCATTCCGATCAGTGGAATAGGGGGTGTTGAAACTTGGCGTGATGCTGCGGAATTCATTCTTCTCGGCGCAACTTCCGTGCAAGTGTGTACTGCCGTGATGCACTATGGCTTCGGAATTATCCGCGACCTGAACTCCGGTTTGGAGCGCTACATGGACGAAAAGGGCTTCAAGACGATTGAGGATTTCCGAGGCAAAGCACTACCGAACATCCTGCATTGGGAAGACCTCAATCTCAAATACAAAGTGGTGGCCGAGATCAACGCCGACAAATGCATCGGTTGCCAATTGTGCTACACCGCCTGCGAGGACGGTGCGCATCAGGCCATCGGATTATCCAGCGACCCATTGAACCGCATACCAAGTATCATCGAAGAGAATTGCGTAGGCTGCAACCTCTGCTCCATCGTTTGCCCAGTGGAGGATTGCATCACCATGGATCGCCGCGATGATGGCAAGGAACACCTGACCTGGGGCGACCGCACCCGCGCTGGTAACATCCCAAAAACCTTCGATGATGAACTGGCAGGTGGACGACATCATTGGGTACCGGAACCAGCTGCTGCATTGGTGACTAAGAAGCCACGGCATTACAAGGGTTGA
- a CDS encoding nucleoside deaminase, which produces MDQHMQTAIDEARLGRSQGGIPIGSALVRDGKLIAKGHNKRVQEKNPILHGEMDCLNNAGRIGSYKGTTIYSTLMPCYMCAGTIVQFKIKKVIVGESRTFSGAREFMESHGVEVIDLDLPECVQMMEEFIAAEPELWNEDIGE; this is translated from the coding sequence ATTGACCAACACATGCAAACAGCCATCGACGAAGCCCGCTTGGGCCGCTCACAAGGTGGTATCCCTATAGGCTCCGCATTGGTACGCGATGGAAAGTTGATCGCCAAAGGACACAACAAACGCGTACAGGAGAAGAACCCGATCCTTCATGGCGAAATGGATTGCCTGAATAACGCTGGACGCATCGGTAGTTACAAAGGCACAACGATCTATTCCACGCTGATGCCTTGTTATATGTGTGCTGGTACGATCGTTCAATTCAAGATCAAGAAGGTGATAGTAGGGGAGAGCCGTACGTTCTCCGGAGCGCGCGAATTCATGGAGAGCCACGGCGTGGAAGTGATCGATCTGGACCTACCAGAATGTGTGCAAATGATGGAGGAATTCATCGCCGCAGAACCAGAGCTTTGGAACGAGGATATTGGGGAGTGA
- a CDS encoding T9SS type A sorting domain-containing protein: MKRSLLTACVVLGALWSNAQVTTFVTQPASLEGAQEFTWADNWGQTPDLNDPANSVTAFAALVDDDSGADSLGCEALVNGADILGKVAVVYRGVCEFGAKALSAQNEGAVAVVIINNSGAPVAMGAGAVGGEITIPVVMISTDAGALLHDEIVAGNVEFLIGSVLGVYEYNLFMDKKTALIPQYAALPASLANATGFAMDLGSWVRNFGSLDQTDVVVNLTITQNGTELYNETSSPTPVLNNDSAYMALPLFTQTNWSGYYEGLYTVTSANTDGFPSDNSYDFNFLADSLFTYAKVDPATKTPLQESFVRATLNSPSYQVCAYFSSPMAEMYQIEGLYTGATKSGNASMDGEVLEARIFEWNDTFTGWADATTNDLAQLTTADYFFEDSIGGLTLYIPFNDPFVMVNDKRYLFCAYSPSTDVFLGMDGGLDYGRIQADLDEPIYLMSDNGAWGSFADATYSGIGVKMTSAIVGIDEQNRVDVTPFPNPTNDFIVIPLTGQSGAANLQIYDQSGKMVAQQKVSVANNGRLTVDVSNVATGTYLFNMSFDNGQYASFRVVVTK, encoded by the coding sequence ATGAAAAGATCCCTACTCACAGCTTGCGTGGTACTTGGTGCGCTCTGGTCGAACGCTCAGGTAACCACATTCGTTACACAACCGGCATCCTTGGAGGGTGCACAAGAATTCACTTGGGCCGACAATTGGGGCCAGACCCCGGATCTGAATGATCCCGCTAATTCAGTGACTGCATTTGCAGCTCTGGTCGATGACGACAGCGGTGCGGATTCATTGGGCTGTGAAGCCTTAGTTAATGGTGCGGACATCTTAGGAAAGGTAGCTGTAGTCTACCGTGGTGTATGTGAATTCGGAGCGAAAGCCCTTAGCGCACAGAACGAGGGTGCAGTTGCCGTTGTTATCATCAACAACAGTGGAGCTCCCGTAGCCATGGGAGCTGGCGCTGTTGGTGGAGAGATCACGATACCTGTGGTCATGATCTCTACTGACGCCGGCGCTCTTTTGCACGACGAGATCGTTGCAGGAAACGTGGAATTCCTGATCGGAAGCGTTCTCGGTGTGTATGAATACAACCTGTTCATGGACAAGAAAACCGCTTTAATACCGCAGTATGCAGCACTACCTGCTTCGTTGGCGAATGCAACCGGATTTGCAATGGACCTGGGTTCCTGGGTGCGCAACTTTGGATCCTTGGACCAGACGGACGTAGTGGTTAATTTAACGATCACACAGAACGGAACGGAACTCTATAACGAAACCTCATCTCCTACGCCAGTATTGAACAATGACAGTGCGTATATGGCACTTCCTTTGTTCACCCAAACCAATTGGAGTGGTTATTACGAGGGGCTTTATACAGTAACCTCTGCTAACACGGATGGATTTCCGTCGGACAATTCCTATGATTTCAACTTCCTTGCGGATTCATTGTTCACCTACGCAAAGGTTGATCCAGCAACAAAGACACCATTACAAGAGTCTTTTGTTCGCGCAACTTTGAATTCACCAAGTTATCAGGTCTGTGCGTACTTCTCAAGCCCAATGGCCGAAATGTATCAGATCGAAGGACTTTACACCGGAGCAACCAAATCCGGTAACGCCAGTATGGATGGTGAAGTATTGGAAGCAAGGATCTTTGAGTGGAATGATACGTTCACTGGATGGGCCGATGCAACAACCAACGATCTTGCACAGCTCACTACTGCAGACTATTTCTTCGAGGATAGCATTGGCGGGCTTACCCTTTATATCCCATTCAATGACCCATTCGTAATGGTGAATGACAAGCGCTACTTATTCTGTGCTTATTCACCTTCTACGGACGTGTTCTTAGGAATGGACGGTGGTCTTGATTATGGGCGCATTCAGGCTGATCTGGATGAGCCGATCTACTTGATGAGCGACAATGGAGCATGGGGATCATTTGCAGATGCAACCTATTCTGGAATTGGCGTGAAGATGACTTCTGCCATAGTAGGCATTGATGAGCAGAACCGTGTTGACGTTACACCTTTCCCGAATCCAACGAATGACTTCATTGTTATTCCGTTGACCGGACAAAGTGGTGCAGCCAACTTGCAGATCTATGATCAGAGCGGCAAGATGGTAGCTCAACAAAAAGTGAGTGTGGCCAACAATGGTAGACTTACTGTTGATGTGAGCAATGTTGCTACTGGAACATACCTCTTCAACATGAGCTTCGACAATGGCCAATACGCAAGTTTCCGCGTGGTGGTAACGAAGTAA
- a CDS encoding CotH kinase family protein, with amino-acid sequence MHPHNFVRTYAVNNNVQAQHVLPLERLINQCTALFGQMFSSVNFFGIHNSLHLSPRLAIFLLIGSTTTQCDAQLLINEVCSKNNTVLDNGTGGHPDWIEMFNAGTTTLSLADFYLSDAINDPAPWHLPNVQLEPGAYEVFLSGDSDQNDHWFPFSLSRDGESLFLTDGSGSMLETFIIPYLRTDHSYGRWNGGEYRFFGTPTPETANTTDAYLGYAQTPIFDSDPGFVGQGTTVALASIPNASVRVTLDGSEPNGNSQEYNGPFTLNNTQVIKAVAYAPDLLPSETASNTYFVSENTELAMVSLSVHPDSLFDEVLGLYMLGPNADPEYPHYGANYWSERSITVRIEYFDELHHRGLDQVVDLKMHGGRVSRNQPQRPFRLTAQKQYGSELMEYQFFPEKAHLNKFHTLILRNSGADWCIAEQRDQIWHQTALHGGLDIDVLAYRPVAVYINGAYWGLMELRERIDDDYLHYNYGADREDLLLMEEENVSIEGDTIHFHDLKEYIYGHDMNDPVHYAYVDSLLDIKSFMDYAILEMYAGNVDWPSNNLKYWKPSITEGKWRYLLYDLDATMNIFGWIPIDLDSFYWVLVHRAGFVHAEIFRSMLGNDEFKRKFLNRMADLLNTSLSEESFGNEIRMNRDRIVAEIPHHFARWGCYIPQWEDHAYSIIPNFAEVRGDIMREDVLSTFELPNTALLMFDVFPSAAGSIALNTLDPELPFSGIYFNENAIDLSTTPRDGYVFDHWEYDAGSGERIFDPTIQRSFGMDGKLVAYYRKVGESLTVFPNPFSDRTVVSLFAEKEGVTTIRLIDVEGRIHLDRKQNVQRGVNTLDLDLGSLGNGVYTLWVELNDTFVTQRMVKTGS; translated from the coding sequence ATGCACCCACATAATTTTGTTCGCACGTATGCGGTGAACAACAACGTTCAAGCGCAACACGTCCTACCTTTGGAAAGGCTGATCAACCAATGCACAGCTCTATTCGGTCAAATGTTCAGTTCAGTCAATTTCTTCGGTATTCACAATTCATTGCATTTAAGTCCGCGTCTTGCAATTTTCCTTTTGATAGGATCTACGACGACCCAATGTGATGCGCAACTGTTGATCAATGAAGTGTGTAGTAAGAACAACACGGTCCTGGACAATGGCACTGGTGGTCATCCGGACTGGATCGAAATGTTCAATGCAGGAACAACCACACTCTCTCTTGCTGACTTTTATTTAAGCGATGCGATCAACGACCCAGCGCCCTGGCATCTTCCGAATGTGCAATTGGAACCAGGCGCGTACGAAGTATTCTTGAGCGGCGATAGCGACCAGAACGATCATTGGTTCCCTTTCAGCCTATCGCGTGATGGTGAATCGCTTTTTCTAACGGACGGCAGTGGATCCATGCTGGAAACGTTCATCATTCCATATTTGCGAACGGACCATTCCTACGGCCGTTGGAATGGAGGCGAATACCGATTCTTCGGAACGCCTACACCAGAAACAGCGAATACCACGGATGCCTATCTTGGATATGCACAAACGCCGATATTCGACAGTGATCCTGGCTTTGTTGGTCAGGGAACCACTGTGGCGCTTGCTTCAATTCCAAATGCTTCCGTTCGGGTAACATTGGATGGATCAGAACCGAACGGGAACTCGCAGGAATACAATGGTCCTTTTACACTGAACAATACACAGGTCATAAAAGCCGTGGCCTATGCCCCGGATCTATTGCCCTCTGAGACTGCAAGCAATACCTACTTCGTGAGCGAGAATACGGAGTTGGCCATGGTATCGCTGAGTGTACATCCGGATAGTTTATTCGATGAGGTTCTGGGACTCTATATGCTTGGACCGAATGCGGATCCGGAGTATCCACATTATGGGGCCAACTACTGGAGCGAACGAAGTATCACTGTGCGAATTGAATATTTCGATGAGCTGCACCATCGCGGGTTGGATCAAGTAGTGGACCTGAAAATGCATGGCGGTCGTGTATCACGGAACCAACCGCAACGTCCGTTCCGATTGACTGCGCAGAAGCAATATGGTTCCGAGCTGATGGAATATCAGTTCTTCCCGGAAAAAGCACATCTGAATAAATTCCATACACTGATCCTACGCAATTCCGGTGCTGATTGGTGCATTGCGGAACAACGGGACCAGATCTGGCACCAGACCGCATTGCATGGTGGGTTGGATATAGATGTACTGGCCTATCGTCCGGTTGCGGTCTATATCAACGGTGCATATTGGGGATTGATGGAATTGCGGGAACGGATCGATGATGACTACCTCCATTACAATTATGGCGCGGACCGCGAAGACCTTTTATTAATGGAGGAAGAGAACGTGAGCATAGAAGGTGATACGATCCACTTTCATGATCTGAAAGAGTACATCTATGGCCATGACATGAACGACCCGGTCCATTATGCCTATGTGGACAGCCTTTTGGACATCAAGAGTTTCATGGACTATGCCATCTTGGAGATGTACGCAGGGAATGTGGATTGGCCGAGCAATAACCTGAAATACTGGAAACCCTCAATTACTGAAGGAAAGTGGCGCTATCTCTTGTATGATCTGGATGCCACAATGAATATTTTCGGTTGGATCCCGATCGATCTGGATAGTTTCTATTGGGTTCTGGTCCATCGAGCTGGTTTCGTGCATGCGGAGATCTTCAGAAGCATGTTGGGGAATGATGAATTCAAGCGCAAATTCCTGAATCGTATGGCGGACCTGCTCAACACAAGCCTTTCGGAAGAATCATTCGGCAATGAGATCCGCATGAACCGGGACCGGATCGTAGCTGAGATCCCGCATCATTTTGCGCGGTGGGGCTGTTACATTCCCCAGTGGGAAGACCATGCTTATAGTATTATCCCGAATTTTGCGGAGGTGCGTGGTGACATTATGCGTGAGGATGTGTTGAGCACCTTCGAACTCCCGAATACTGCGCTTTTGATGTTTGACGTATTCCCGAGCGCTGCAGGTTCGATCGCACTGAACACATTGGATCCTGAACTACCCTTCAGCGGCATCTATTTCAACGAGAATGCCATCGACCTGAGCACAACACCCAGAGATGGTTATGTTTTCGACCATTGGGAATACGACGCAGGGTCTGGCGAACGAATTTTTGACCCTACGATCCAACGCTCATTTGGTATGGATGGTAAATTAGTGGCCTACTATCGGAAGGTTGGAGAGTCGTTGACCGTATTTCCTAATCCTTTCTCCGACAGAACGGTGGTAAGCCTATTTGCCGAAAAAGAAGGAGTGACCACAATACGATTGATCGATGTTGAAGGCCGTATTCACTTAGATCGCAAACAAAACGTTCAACGCGGGGTGAATACCTTGGATCTGGACCTTGGCTCGTTAGGCAACGGAGTCTATACGTTGTGGGTGGAACTGAACGACACATTCGTCACCCAGCGCATGGTAAAGACCGGGTCATAG
- a CDS encoding peptidylprolyl isomerase, producing MKISKNSVVTFHYTLNDPDGKLLDTSAGRDAFSYIQGQNMIVPGLERQMEGKAAGEKLMAVVPAAEGYGDLDPSLVHKVPADRFGDQKIEPGMQFQAGNEGGEMGVFTVISIEDGVVALNGNHPLAGVTLHFNVDIKDVREATDEELNHGHVHGEGGHHH from the coding sequence ATGAAGATCTCCAAGAACTCAGTAGTTACTTTTCATTACACCCTTAACGACCCAGACGGCAAATTGTTGGATACCAGCGCTGGCCGTGATGCATTCTCATATATTCAGGGTCAGAACATGATCGTTCCCGGTTTGGAACGCCAGATGGAAGGCAAGGCAGCAGGCGAAAAATTGATGGCGGTCGTACCGGCGGCTGAGGGGTATGGTGATCTTGATCCTTCGTTGGTTCATAAAGTTCCCGCTGATCGTTTCGGTGATCAAAAAATTGAGCCTGGCATGCAATTCCAAGCAGGTAATGAAGGTGGCGAAATGGGTGTTTTCACCGTGATCTCAATTGAGGATGGTGTAGTTGCCCTGAACGGGAACCATCCTTTAGCTGGTGTTACGCTGCACTTCAACGTGGATATCAAAGACGTACGCGAAGCGACCGACGAAGAGCTGAACCATGGCCATGTGCATGGAGAGGGTGGGCATCATCATTGA